Proteins found in one Brachypodium distachyon strain Bd21 chromosome 5, Brachypodium_distachyon_v3.0, whole genome shotgun sequence genomic segment:
- the LOC100826203 gene encoding indole-2-monooxygenase — protein sequence MAQSQSQSQQQLLLLTVFCSQALLTLFLCFLLLRSRYRHYHKQQQLDQGRRRLTPSPGGRLPIIGHLHLVKPGAPHVSLAELSRKHAGPDGLLLLDLGQARTLLVSTPRAAEAVLRAHDHAMASRPPSAAADVLFSGFSDVAFAPYGEYWRQARRLLTTHLLSAGKVRALRGARDEEVGLVLAKVRRARSRQAVVDMSGLLGAYANDVVCRAVSGKFFREEGRNGLFRELVAGHVAALAGFGMEDLFPGLGKARLLRRLVLAKTIGLKRRWDELLDEIIDEHAARLSSSSSQSQRRHDNRGNDDEQEDREKDFVDVLLSLRHEYSLTRDNVKAILIDMFAAGTDTSHIVMDFAMAELMRKRGVMAKLQAEVRSMTPEGQETVKEEDLSGMAYLKAVVKETLRLHPPVPLLLPRISMASCDDVNGYAVPAGTRVLVNAWALGRDPRSWGLDAEEFSPERFMVDGGGADYKGRDFQFLPFGAGRRICPGVSFGVVSVEIMLANLVYCFDWELPGEMQEEDVDMADVFGLTMPRKEKLLLVPTIPRMRS from the exons ATGGCTCAGTCTCAGTCTCAGtctcagcagcagctgctgctgctcaccGTCTTCTGTTCACAAGCACTGCTCACTCTGTTCCTCTGCTTCCTGCTGCTACGATCACGATACCGACACTaccacaagcagcagcagctcgacCAAGGCCGCCGGCGGCTGACTCCTTCGCCTGGCGGCCGGCTCCCCATCATAGGCCACCTGCACCTGGTGAAGCCCGGAGCCCCCCACGTGTCCCTCGCCGAGCTCTCCCGGAAGCACGCGGGCCCTGATGGGCTCCTTCTCCTGGACCTGGGCCAGGCCCGCACCCTCCTGGTCTccaccccgcgcgccgccgaggccgtCCTGCGCGCGCACGACCACGCCATGGCCTCGCGCCCGCCGTCCGCGGCGGCCGACGTCCTCTTCAGCGGCTTCTCCGACGTCGCGTTCGCGCCCTACGGCGAGTACTGGCGGCAGGCCAGGCGGCTGCTCACCACGCACCTGCTCAGCGCGGGCAAAGTGCGCGCGCTCCGCGGCGCCCGGGACGAGGAGGTGGGCCTGGTGCTCGCCAAGGTCCGCCGGGCCAGGAGCAGGCAGGCCGTGGTGGACATGAGCGGGCTGTTGGGGGCCTACGCCAACGACGTGGTGTGCCGCGCCGTGTCCGGCAAGTTCTTCCGGGAGGAAGGCCGGAACGGGCTGTTCCGGGAGCTCGTGGCCGGGCACGTGGCCGCGCTGGCAGGGTTCGGCATGGAAGacttgttcccggggctggGCAAGGCGCGGCTGCTCCGGCGGCTCGTGCTGGCCAAGACCATCGGGCTTAAGAGGAGGTGGGACGAGCTGCTCGACGAGATCATTGACGAACACGCAGCCAGATtatcttcgtcgtcgtcgcaaAGCCAGAGACGGCATGATAATCGTGGAAACGACGACGAGCAGGAAGATCGGGAGAAAGACTTTGTAGATGTTCTCCTCTCTCTTCGGCACGAGTACAGTCTCACTAGAGACAACGTCAAGGCCATCCTCATC GACATGTTTGCAGCGGGCACGGACACATCGCACATCGTGATGGACTTCGCCATGGCGGAGCTCATGCGGAAGCGAGGCGTCATGGCCAAGCTCCAAGCCGAGGTGAGGAGCATGACGCCCGAGGGCCAGGAGACGGTGAAGGAGGAGGACCTGAGCGGCATGGCGTACCTCAAGGCCGTCGTGAAGGAGACGCTCCGGCTGCACCCGCCGgtgccgctcctcctcccgcgcATCTCCATGGCCAGCTGCGACGACGTCAACGGCTACGCTGTGCCGGCCGGGACGCGCGTCCTCGTCAACGCGTGGGCTCTTGGAAGAGACCCGCGGTCGTGGGGGCTGGACGCGGAGGAGTTCTCGCCGGAGAGGTTCatggtcgacggcggcggggccgacTACAAGGGGAGGGATTTCCAGTTCCTGCCGTTCGGAGCCGGGCGGAGGATCTGCCCCGGGGTGAGCTTCGGGGTGGTTTCCGTGGAAATTATGCTCGCCAACCTCGTCTACTGTTTCGACTGGGAGCTCCCCGGTGAGAtgcaggaggaggacgtcGACATGGCTGACGTGTTTGGGCTCACCATGCCTCGGAAGGAGAAGCTCCTCCTTGTCCCCACGATACCACGAATGAGATCATGA